The genomic region GGCGAACTAGGTATTAGAGAATATCATCAGCGGCAAAATTTTGTTAGTATTGATGGGTTGTCAACTCCTTTGTCTCAAGTGCATTACCAAAAATAACTCTCAGGAGTATATATGGATAAATTCCGAGTAGACTTTTAATCAATTATCATGTCAAATCAACGCATAATTAAAAGTATATACACTGATGGAGCTTGCAAGGGAAATCCAGGTTCGGGTGGTTGGGGTGTGGTTGTTTACTTTAATGATGGTTCAATTCATGAAATGGGGGAAGCATCGGAATACACTACAAACAATCAAATGGAAATCCAAGCTGCGATCACAGCACTTCAATTATTCGCTCAATCCGGACAAGTTGAACCTATTACTCTGTATAGCGATAGTGAATACTTAATTAATAGTGTGACTAAATGGATACATGGATGGAAAAAAAAGGGTTGGAAAAAATCAGATGGCACTCCGGTGCAAAACCAAGAGCTACTGAAAATTATAGACAAGCTGAACACGGAGCTAGTCAAGTGGCAGCATGTACGTGGACATTCGGGTAATACAGGTAATGAAAGATGCGATGTTATTGCCCGTTCTTTTGCGAGTGGTAAAATTCCCCTTTTGCAACAGTTATCCCCCCAAGAGCTGCTAACTAATTGTCAAGAAACCTTAACCCAAATAACTCAAAGAGATGTAACAAAAGTATCTGATTATCCAACAAAATCAGCAAAAATTGCTCAAAATATGTTGGAAGGTAGAACTTGTTTATTGGA from Cylindrospermopsis curvispora GIHE-G1 harbors:
- the rnhA gene encoding ribonuclease HI, which translates into the protein MSNQRIIKSIYTDGACKGNPGSGGWGVVVYFNDGSIHEMGEASEYTTNNQMEIQAAITALQLFAQSGQVEPITLYSDSEYLINSVTKWIHGWKKKGWKKSDGTPVQNQELLKIIDKLNTELVKWQHVRGHSGNTGNERCDVIARSFASGKIPLLQQLSPQELLTNCQETLTQITQRDVTKVSDYPTKSAKIAQNMLEGRTCLLEERTMEPSTGISGVTQEEKPPEMRILQIRNLMETLKIADEIAQKGYLITSSELADLMDVHASAVTSRGDQWRWRNWIVSRVRREGNQILWELERGDQVEKDDN